Genomic window (Oceanidesulfovibrio indonesiensis):
AGCCCAAAGAAAAACGTCCAAATCCTCCAGGATTTGTGCTATGGAATTGGTGTCTAAGCAACTCACACAAAAGGAGAATTTGGACGTGGCACACCATAACACAATCCTTTCTCAACTGCTATCCTTGATCCCCAGACATGATTTTGAGCGCCTTGAACGCAAGCACTCCAGCGGACGCCAACCACGCATTTTCACCCGGTGGAGCCAGTTTGTATGCCTGGCCTTCATCC
Coding sequences:
- a CDS encoding DUF4372 domain-containing protein, whose protein sequence is MELVSKQLTQKENLDVAHHNTILSQLLSLIPRHDFERLERKHSSGRQPRIFTRWSQFVCLAFI